The stretch of DNA TCAAACTTATCAAAGCAATGCAAGAGGCAGGTTTCCCGATTAGCGATCATTACAGTGGTTTTAGAAGTTATGAAACTCAGACCAAGCTCTATCAAGATTATGTCAACCAAGATGGGAAGGCGGCTGCCGACCGTTACTCTGCCCGTCCTGGCTATAGCGAACACCAGACAGGTTTGGCCTTTGATGTTATTGGGACTGATGGTGATTTAGTAACAGAAGAAAAAGCAGCCCAATGGCTCTTGGACCATGCAGCTGATTATGGCTTTGTTGTCCGTTATCTCAAAGGTAAAGAAAAAGAAACGGGATATATGGCTGAGGAATGGCACCTTCGTTATGTCGGAAAAGAAGCAAAAGAAATTGCTGAGAGTGGTCTCAGTTTGGAAGAATACTACGGCTTTGAAGGCGGAGATTACGTCGATTAAAAAATAAACTTTTCTCTTGCAATTCTAGATAAATAGTGTATAATAGATGAGTATGTGTAAAGCATACTTGTGGGAGGTAAAAATCTTTAATTACCGCCAAAACCACAAAGGAGGATTTAAAAATGGCTAAAAAAGTCGAAAAACTTGTAAAATTGCAAATCCCTGCTGGTAAAGCTACACCAGCTCCACCGGTTGGACCTGCTCTTGGTCAAGCTGGTATCAACATCATGGGATTCACAAAAGAGTTCAACGCTCGTACAGCTGACCAAGCTGGTATGATTATTCCAGTTGTTATCTCAGTTTACGAAGATAAATCATTTACTTTCGTTACGAAAACACCACCAGCTGCTGTTCTTTTGAAAAAAGCTGCAGGTGTTGAAAAAGGATCAGGTACACCGAACAAAACTAAAGTTGCTACAGTTACTCGTGCACAAGTACAAGAAATTGCAGAAACTAAGATGCCAGATTTGAACGCAGCAAACGTAGAGTCTGCAATGCGTATGATCGAAGGTACTGCTCGTTCTATGGGATTCACTGTTGTTGACTAATCAATAACACAGTAGAAAATCTCACAGCAGTCTATTAGTTGCTTTTCATACTAGGCAAGTGACTGAGGCTTGTACTTGGGTACAGCAAGGGAGCTTAACGAAGTAGGAAAAGAATCTAATAGACTGAAAACCCGCAAGACTTCATCATTTCGAGGAGTGACGTGGGAGATGAAAATCGATTGAACCACTTACAAGGAGAATAGAAAATGGCTAAAAAAAGCAAACAACTTCGTGCTGCTCTTGAGAAAATCGACAGCACAAAAGCATACAGCGTAGAAGAAGCTGTAGCACTTGCAAAAGAAACTAACTTTGCAAAATTTGACGCAACTGTAGAAGTTGCTTACAACTTGAACATCGACGTTAAAAAAGCTGACCAACAAATCCGTGGAGCAATGGTATTGCCAAACGGTACTGGTAAAACTTCACGCGTTCTTGTTTTCGCACGTGGTGCAAAAGCTGAAGAAGCAAAAGCTGCTGGTGCAGACTTTGTTGGTGAAGATGATCTTGTTGCTAAAATCAACGACGGTTGGTTGGACTTCGACGTAGTTATCGCTACACCTGACATGATGGCTCTTGTTGGGCGTCTTGGACGTGTTCTTGGACCACGTAACTTGATGCCAAACCCTAAAACTGGTACTGTAACTATGGATGTTGCTAAAGCAGTTGAAGAGTCTAAAGGTGGTAAAATCACTTACCGTGCAGACCGTGCAGGTAACGTTCAAGCTATCATTGGAAAAGTATCATTTGAAGCTGAAAAATTGGTTGAAAACTTCAAAGCTTTCAACGAAACAATCCAAAAAGCAAAACCAGCTACAGCTAAAGGAACTTACGTAACAAACTTGACTATCACAACTACTCAAGGTGTTGGTATCAAAGTTGACGTAAACTCACTTTAATCAGTAGTTTATATCAGAGAACGAGTGCGAAAGTACTCGTTTTTTTGTCTTTAGTTATTGATTCTAAAGAATCGATGTGGCTTCATTCGTTTTTTCTTTTATGACTTATGAGAAAAATTTAGAGAAAGTGTTGTATTCTATTATTGAAATTGTTGAGGTTAAGGGATAAAATCCGAACGATTTTTTCTAGAGCTATTAATGGTAGATGTATAGATAAGTGTATAGATTATTAAAAATGTTAACACAGGATTATAAAAAGGCTGTAAATATAATATTTAGGTTATAAAAATAATGAAAACATAAAATATTCAATTAAAAGATAAAAGTAAAAAAACGTACATTAAATTCGGATGTTTGTTTAAAAACTCATCAAATAGAAATATTATTTAATGAGATTTAAAAAAATAAA from Streptococcus mitis encodes:
- the ldcB gene encoding LD-carboxypeptidase LdcB/DacB, which produces MKKRYLILTALLALSLAACSQEKAKNEDGSVKTEQTAKADGTVGSKAQGAAQKKAEVVNKGDYYSIQGKYDEIIVANKHYPLSKDYNPGENPTAKAELVKLIKAMQEAGFPISDHYSGFRSYETQTKLYQDYVNQDGKAAADRYSARPGYSEHQTGLAFDVIGTDGDLVTEEKAAQWLLDHAADYGFVVRYLKGKEKETGYMAEEWHLRYVGKEAKEIAESGLSLEEYYGFEGGDYVD
- the rplK gene encoding 50S ribosomal protein L11 — its product is MAKKVEKLVKLQIPAGKATPAPPVGPALGQAGINIMGFTKEFNARTADQAGMIIPVVISVYEDKSFTFVTKTPPAAVLLKKAAGVEKGSGTPNKTKVATVTRAQVQEIAETKMPDLNAANVESAMRMIEGTARSMGFTVVD
- the rplA gene encoding 50S ribosomal protein L1, with product MAKKSKQLRAALEKIDSTKAYSVEEAVALAKETNFAKFDATVEVAYNLNIDVKKADQQIRGAMVLPNGTGKTSRVLVFARGAKAEEAKAAGADFVGEDDLVAKINDGWLDFDVVIATPDMMALVGRLGRVLGPRNLMPNPKTGTVTMDVAKAVEESKGGKITYRADRAGNVQAIIGKVSFEAEKLVENFKAFNETIQKAKPATAKGTYVTNLTITTTQGVGIKVDVNSL